The proteins below come from a single Cottoperca gobio chromosome 11, fCotGob3.1, whole genome shotgun sequence genomic window:
- the dtnbp1b gene encoding dystrobrevin binding protein 1b isoform X4, producing the protein MKKVELDAEYTQRVPGADQGGAPAPQVKLKERQKFFEEAFQQDMEQYLSTGYLQIAERRGPIGSMSSMEVNVDMLEQMDLMDMSDHEALDVFLHSGGEDNSAASPVAGPDVESFTSEISLQVPTQAELRHKLSSLSSTCTDSASQDTEAGEEEEDEEEDEETEQGGSGGVVGGGRRRRPPVVVTLDEEEVQPDTALVDGVEREQHTSKDWEASRPKVAEMLTDLAASL; encoded by the exons ATGAAAAAGG TGGAGCTAGACGCGGAGTACACACAGAGGGTCCCTGGGGCAGACCAGGGAGGGGCCCCAGCCCCCCAGGTCAAGCTGAAAGAAAGGCAGAAGTTCTTTGAGGAGGCCTTCCAACAAGACATGGAGCAGTACCTGTCCACTGGCTACCTGCAGATCGCTGAGAGGAGAG GGCCAATAGGAAGCATGTCGTCCATGGAGGTGAACGTGGACATGCTGGAGCAGATGGATCTGATGGACATGTCTGACCACGAAGCCCTGGATGTGTTTCTGCACTCTGGGGGAGAGGACAACAGTGCTGCCTCGCCTGTCGCAG GTCCAGATGTCGAGTCCTTCACCAGCGAGATCAGTCTCCAGGTCCCCACCCAGGCCGAGCTACGTCACAAGCTCTCCTCCCTTTCATCCACCTGCACCGACTCAGCCAGCCAGGACACAGAGGccggggaggaagaggaggacgaggaggaggacgaggaaacTGAGcaaggaggaagtggaggtgttgttggaggaggaaggaggagaaggccCCCCGTGGTGGTGACCCTGGACGAAGAGGAGGTGCAGCCGGACACAGCGCTGGTGGACGGGGTGGAGCGAGAGCAGCACACCAGCAAAGACTGGGAGGCGAGCAGGCCGAAG GTAGCAGAGATGCTGACAGATCTGGCAGCGTCTCTCTGA
- the dtnbp1b gene encoding dystrobrevin binding protein 1b isoform X3: MMIKRTDAPSNAARTNSVELDAEYTQRVPGADQGGAPAPQVKLKERQKFFEEAFQQDMEQYLSTGYLQIAERRGSMSSMEVNVDMLEQMDLMDMSDHEALDVFLHSGGEDNSAASPVAGPDVESFTSEISLQVPTQAELRHKLSSLSSTCTDSASQDTEAGEEEEDEEEDEETEQGGSGGVVGGGRRRRPPVVVTLDEEEVQPDTALVDGVEREQHTSKDWEASRPKVAEMLTDLAASL; this comes from the exons ATGATGATTAAGAGAACAGACGCACCAAGTAACGCAGCGCGGACAAACTCAG TGGAGCTAGACGCGGAGTACACACAGAGGGTCCCTGGGGCAGACCAGGGAGGGGCCCCAGCCCCCCAGGTCAAGCTGAAAGAAAGGCAGAAGTTCTTTGAGGAGGCCTTCCAACAAGACATGGAGCAGTACCTGTCCACTGGCTACCTGCAGATCGCTGAGAGGAGAG GAAGCATGTCGTCCATGGAGGTGAACGTGGACATGCTGGAGCAGATGGATCTGATGGACATGTCTGACCACGAAGCCCTGGATGTGTTTCTGCACTCTGGGGGAGAGGACAACAGTGCTGCCTCGCCTGTCGCAG GTCCAGATGTCGAGTCCTTCACCAGCGAGATCAGTCTCCAGGTCCCCACCCAGGCCGAGCTACGTCACAAGCTCTCCTCCCTTTCATCCACCTGCACCGACTCAGCCAGCCAGGACACAGAGGccggggaggaagaggaggacgaggaggaggacgaggaaacTGAGcaaggaggaagtggaggtgttgttggaggaggaaggaggagaaggccCCCCGTGGTGGTGACCCTGGACGAAGAGGAGGTGCAGCCGGACACAGCGCTGGTGGACGGGGTGGAGCGAGAGCAGCACACCAGCAAAGACTGGGAGGCGAGCAGGCCGAAG GTAGCAGAGATGCTGACAGATCTGGCAGCGTCTCTCTGA
- the dtnbp1b gene encoding dystrobrevin binding protein 1b isoform X2 produces MSTSPGATDGSQRNSLELDAEYTQRVPGADQGGAPAPQVKLKERQKFFEEAFQQDMEQYLSTGYLQIAERRGPIGSMSSMEVNVDMLEQMDLMDMSDHEALDVFLHSGGEDNSAASPVAGPDVESFTSEISLQVPTQAELRHKLSSLSSTCTDSASQDTEAGEEEEDEEEDEETEQGGSGGVVGGGRRRRPPVVVTLDEEEVQPDTALVDGVEREQHTSKDWEASRPKVAEMLTDLAASL; encoded by the exons TGGAGCTAGACGCGGAGTACACACAGAGGGTCCCTGGGGCAGACCAGGGAGGGGCCCCAGCCCCCCAGGTCAAGCTGAAAGAAAGGCAGAAGTTCTTTGAGGAGGCCTTCCAACAAGACATGGAGCAGTACCTGTCCACTGGCTACCTGCAGATCGCTGAGAGGAGAG GGCCAATAGGAAGCATGTCGTCCATGGAGGTGAACGTGGACATGCTGGAGCAGATGGATCTGATGGACATGTCTGACCACGAAGCCCTGGATGTGTTTCTGCACTCTGGGGGAGAGGACAACAGTGCTGCCTCGCCTGTCGCAG GTCCAGATGTCGAGTCCTTCACCAGCGAGATCAGTCTCCAGGTCCCCACCCAGGCCGAGCTACGTCACAAGCTCTCCTCCCTTTCATCCACCTGCACCGACTCAGCCAGCCAGGACACAGAGGccggggaggaagaggaggacgaggaggaggacgaggaaacTGAGcaaggaggaagtggaggtgttgttggaggaggaaggaggagaaggccCCCCGTGGTGGTGACCCTGGACGAAGAGGAGGTGCAGCCGGACACAGCGCTGGTGGACGGGGTGGAGCGAGAGCAGCACACCAGCAAAGACTGGGAGGCGAGCAGGCCGAAG GTAGCAGAGATGCTGACAGATCTGGCAGCGTCTCTCTGA
- the dtnbp1b gene encoding dystrobrevin binding protein 1b isoform X1: MMIKRTDAPSNAARTNSVELDAEYTQRVPGADQGGAPAPQVKLKERQKFFEEAFQQDMEQYLSTGYLQIAERRGPIGSMSSMEVNVDMLEQMDLMDMSDHEALDVFLHSGGEDNSAASPVAGPDVESFTSEISLQVPTQAELRHKLSSLSSTCTDSASQDTEAGEEEEDEEEDEETEQGGSGGVVGGGRRRRPPVVVTLDEEEVQPDTALVDGVEREQHTSKDWEASRPKVAEMLTDLAASL, translated from the exons ATGATGATTAAGAGAACAGACGCACCAAGTAACGCAGCGCGGACAAACTCAG TGGAGCTAGACGCGGAGTACACACAGAGGGTCCCTGGGGCAGACCAGGGAGGGGCCCCAGCCCCCCAGGTCAAGCTGAAAGAAAGGCAGAAGTTCTTTGAGGAGGCCTTCCAACAAGACATGGAGCAGTACCTGTCCACTGGCTACCTGCAGATCGCTGAGAGGAGAG GGCCAATAGGAAGCATGTCGTCCATGGAGGTGAACGTGGACATGCTGGAGCAGATGGATCTGATGGACATGTCTGACCACGAAGCCCTGGATGTGTTTCTGCACTCTGGGGGAGAGGACAACAGTGCTGCCTCGCCTGTCGCAG GTCCAGATGTCGAGTCCTTCACCAGCGAGATCAGTCTCCAGGTCCCCACCCAGGCCGAGCTACGTCACAAGCTCTCCTCCCTTTCATCCACCTGCACCGACTCAGCCAGCCAGGACACAGAGGccggggaggaagaggaggacgaggaggaggacgaggaaacTGAGcaaggaggaagtggaggtgttgttggaggaggaaggaggagaaggccCCCCGTGGTGGTGACCCTGGACGAAGAGGAGGTGCAGCCGGACACAGCGCTGGTGGACGGGGTGGAGCGAGAGCAGCACACCAGCAAAGACTGGGAGGCGAGCAGGCCGAAG GTAGCAGAGATGCTGACAGATCTGGCAGCGTCTCTCTGA